In Rhinatrema bivittatum chromosome 11, aRhiBiv1.1, whole genome shotgun sequence, a single window of DNA contains:
- the MRPS12 gene encoding 28S ribosomal protein S12, mitochondrial isoform X2 produces the protein MNIVFLRMMVAPWRWGIPPVSHVLIPRIASVVQPGCCQDTCTMATLNQMHRKGKPKPDPPKLGPTFGHPQLKGVVLKTMIRKPKKPNSANRKCARVRLSNGKEVVCFIPGEGHNLQEHNIVLVEGGRTQDLPGVKLKIVRGKYDCAHVQKKK, from the coding sequence GTATTCCTCCTGTATCTCATGTACTCATACCAAGAATAGCATCGGTGGTGCAGCCTGGGTGCTGTCAGGATACCTGTACTATGGCAACTCTAAACCAGATGCACCGCAAGGGTAAACCAAAACCAGATCCACCAAAGCTTGGTCCCACCTTTGGCCATCCTCAGCTAAAGGGGGTGGTTCTGAAGACTATGATCCgtaaaccaaaaaaacccaattcTGCCAATCGGAAGTGTGCCCGTGTACGCCTCAGTAATGGCAAAGAGGTTGTGTGTTTTATCCCAGGGGAAGGGCACAACCTTCAGGAGCACAACATTGTGCTGGTGGAGGGTGGGCGGACCCAAGATCTGCCTGGTGTGAAACTTAAGATTGTACGAGGAAAGTACGATTGTGCACATGTTCAAAAGAAGAAGTGA